In Colletotrichum lupini chromosome 6, complete sequence, a single window of DNA contains:
- a CDS encoding TLC domain-containing protein translates to MKDPFFLEPLPWLVKATQPFADYFSLPTLPIHIHEVLASALLYSVIYYPVSPLLSRLIVGRKYLDLPRKRRINWDAHVVSLVQSLLINGLALWVMLVDEERSTMDWQARMWGYTGAAGMIQGLAAGYFLWDLVVTSLNMDVFGLGTLAHAVSALFVFSLGFRPFLNYYGCIFILWELSTPFLNIHWFFDKLGMTGSRAQLYNGLMLLFTFFSCRLVYGTYQSVKVFSDIYAAINAHPVLSKEISPETGAVLAPTGVMRFATATSTVPTWLAVTYLMSNITLNSLNFYWFIMMIRAVRKRFQPAKSTDKQATIEPSTAKATAASPATQARRRKA, encoded by the exons TGGCTCGTCAAGGCGACTCAGCCCTTTGCTGACTACTTCTCGCTGCCGACACTGCCGATCCACATCCACGAAGTTCTCGCCTCAGCCCTTCTCTACTCGGTCATTTACTACCCCGTGTCTCCGTTACTGTCGCGATTGATAGTGGGCCGCAAATACCTCGATCTACCCCGTAAGAGACGCATAAACTGGGACGCCCATGTCGTCTCTCTTGTCCAGAGCCTTCTCATCAATGGCTTGGCCCTCTGGGTCATGTTGGTTGATGAGGAGCGTAGCACGATGGATTGGCAAGCCCGCATGTGGGGATACACTGGTGCTGCCGGTATGATCCAGGGCCTTGCCGCTGGCTACTTCCTGTGGGATTTGGTCGTCACGAGTCTCAACATGGATGTCTTTGGACTCGGCACTTTGGCTCATGCTGTCAGCGCCCTGTTTGTCTTCTCTCTTGGATTC CGACCCTTTCTCAACTACTATGGCTGCATCTTCATCCTATGGGAGCTATCCACGCCCTTCCTCAACATCCACTGGTTCTTTGACAAGCTGGGAATGACTGGGTCTCGCGCGCAACTCTACAACGGCCTCATGCTCTTATTCACGTTCTTCTCCTGCCGCCTCGTATACGGAACATACCAGTCCGTCAAGGTCTTTTCGGACATCTACGCTGCAATCAATGCACATCCCGTCCTGTCCAAAGAGATTTCTCCGGAAACAGGCGCGGTGCTCGCTCCGACTGGTGTTATGAGGTTTGCGACGGCGACATCAACGGTGCCAACTTGGCTAGCCGTGACGTACCTGATGAGCAATATAACTCTCAACAGCTTGAACTTCTACTGGTTCATCATGATGATTCGCGCGGTTCGGAAGAGATTCCAGCCGGCGAAGTCAACAGACAAGCAAGCTACGATCGAGCCCTCTACTGCCAAGGCCACAGCAGCATCTCCCGCAACTCAAGCCCGTCGGCGCAAGGCATAG